In Horticoccus luteus, the following proteins share a genomic window:
- a CDS encoding acyltransferase has translation MHYTDEELRALGLQFGDHVSIHRTVEFFRPERIRLGSHVRIDCFSVLSAAEPLVVGSHVHLAAGVMIFGSEGVEIGDFAGLSSRVAVYTASDDYVGGHLTNPTVPEKYRKVSRGKVRIEPHTIVGSGSVILPGVTLGRGASVGALTLVRKDVPACQIVAGNPARVLGQRDAEKLAVLEAEFLREERGK, from the coding sequence ATGCATTACACGGACGAAGAACTGCGGGCATTGGGGCTCCAGTTTGGCGATCACGTCTCCATCCATCGCACGGTTGAGTTTTTCCGTCCGGAGCGGATCCGGTTGGGTTCTCATGTGCGGATTGATTGCTTCAGCGTGTTGTCTGCGGCCGAACCACTGGTCGTTGGAAGCCACGTGCACCTCGCAGCGGGCGTGATGATCTTTGGCAGCGAAGGGGTCGAGATTGGCGATTTCGCCGGGCTGTCCAGCCGGGTCGCCGTTTACACAGCTTCGGATGATTATGTGGGAGGCCATCTTACGAATCCGACGGTGCCGGAAAAGTATAGGAAAGTGAGCCGCGGCAAAGTGCGTATCGAGCCCCACACCATCGTGGGCAGCGGTAGCGTGATCTTGCCCGGAGTCACACTCGGGCGCGGCGCTTCAGTTGGTGCACTGACTTTGGTGCGGAAGGACGTGCCCGCATGCCAGATTGTCGCCGGAAACCCAGCGCGGGTTTTGGGCCAGAGGGACGCGGAGAAGCTCGCCGTGCTAGAGGCAGAATTCCTGCGCGAAGAGAGGGGGAAGTAA
- a CDS encoding DegT/DnrJ/EryC1/StrS family aminotransferase has protein sequence MSEGQPLFPEPLHVGRPNIGDREAFLSRVGSMLDRRWFTNNGPLVQQFEHSVADFIGVKHCVAMCNATVALEIASQALGLSGEVIVPAFTFVATAHALQWQGITPVFADIDPGTHNIDPNSVERLITPRTSGIVGVHVWGRACDDAALAHLAKKHGLKLMYDAAHAFGCSSHNGRLIGGLGDCEVFSFHATKFLNSFEGGAVVTNNDALAEKMRLMRNFGFLDFDRVVHLGVNGKMTEICAAMGLTSLESVADLIAINRRNYLAYQSNLRGTPGIALIDYPPTEANNYQYVVVQVDPALCPVGRDELVRHLHANNILARKYFWPGCHRMEPYITLQPNAWRHLPVTERVAQGVMVLPTGQSVGLDDIAAICGLIKTMVAHAAAR, from the coding sequence ATGTCTGAAGGCCAGCCTCTGTTTCCCGAACCATTGCACGTCGGCCGCCCTAATATCGGCGACCGCGAGGCCTTCCTGTCCCGCGTCGGCAGCATGCTCGACCGCCGGTGGTTCACCAACAACGGTCCCCTCGTCCAACAATTTGAGCACAGCGTCGCCGACTTTATCGGCGTCAAACACTGCGTCGCGATGTGCAACGCCACCGTGGCGCTGGAAATCGCCAGCCAGGCGCTGGGTCTCTCAGGCGAGGTCATCGTGCCTGCGTTCACCTTCGTCGCCACCGCCCACGCGCTTCAATGGCAAGGTATCACACCTGTTTTCGCGGACATCGATCCCGGCACGCACAATATTGATCCCAACTCGGTCGAACGCCTGATCACCCCGCGCACCTCCGGCATAGTCGGAGTGCACGTTTGGGGCCGCGCGTGCGATGACGCCGCTCTCGCTCATCTCGCGAAGAAGCACGGGCTCAAATTGATGTATGACGCCGCCCACGCGTTCGGTTGCTCTTCTCACAACGGACGCCTCATCGGAGGGCTCGGCGACTGCGAAGTGTTTAGCTTTCACGCGACCAAGTTTCTCAACAGCTTTGAAGGCGGCGCCGTCGTCACGAACAATGACGCGCTCGCGGAAAAAATGCGGCTCATGCGCAACTTCGGCTTCCTCGACTTCGACCGCGTGGTCCACCTCGGAGTCAATGGCAAGATGACCGAAATTTGTGCCGCCATGGGTCTTACGAGTTTGGAGAGCGTGGCGGACCTGATCGCGATCAACCGCCGCAACTACCTGGCTTATCAAAGCAATCTCCGCGGCACCCCTGGGATCGCGCTTATCGATTATCCGCCGACCGAAGCGAATAACTACCAATACGTCGTCGTTCAGGTCGATCCAGCCCTCTGCCCGGTTGGCCGCGACGAATTGGTTCGGCACCTGCACGCCAACAACATCCTCGCTCGAAAATACTTCTGGCCCGGCTGCCACCGCATGGAGCCCTACATCACACTTCAACCTAACGCCTGGCGTCATCTACCAGTCACCGAACGGGTCGCACAAGGGGTCATGGTCTTGCCCACCGGCCAATCGGTGGGACTCGACGATATTGCTGCCATCTGCGGATTGATAAAAACGATGGTGGCACACGCGGCCGCGCGCTGA
- a CDS encoding polysaccharide ABC transporter ATP-binding protein, with the protein MSIVIHRGESVGILGRNGSGKSTLLQIIAGTLQPTTGDVKLRGKVAALLELGSGFNPDFTGRENVHLSGAVLGYSRAEMETRFDGIADFADIGDFMDQPVKTYSSGMMMRLAFAVQTAVEPDILIVDEALSVGDAPFQAKCFARLRSIQAAGCTILFVSHDIGTVRAFCQQALWLDHGIPQAQGVANDVCAAYARDCARAMGMEYQESAPVQQESVSNTAKNRSSVLLRESRAEFQKNARLSRRGNGRVQIRNFFLLDADGKRTTELTWDQEVTAVYVVGSDREFDGLFRLSVTCMSLQGVELLSCTDRTHQHRLRLKPGAEEVLTMQVKFPLVAGRYALFSGLFIFPDDAVFPGGTLDFSRSTAADLLSFSAFIEILPQFNLGIHGPVHLETPLSFAAG; encoded by the coding sequence GTGTCGATCGTCATTCACCGAGGCGAGAGTGTCGGGATTCTGGGCCGCAATGGCTCTGGGAAATCGACTCTTTTGCAAATCATCGCCGGCACGCTTCAGCCGACGACCGGCGACGTGAAATTGAGAGGTAAAGTCGCTGCACTTCTCGAGCTCGGCAGCGGCTTTAACCCCGATTTCACCGGGCGAGAAAACGTTCACCTGAGCGGTGCCGTGCTCGGCTACTCGCGCGCGGAAATGGAAACCCGCTTCGACGGCATCGCCGATTTCGCCGACATCGGCGACTTCATGGATCAGCCGGTGAAAACGTATTCCAGCGGCATGATGATGCGACTGGCGTTCGCCGTGCAGACTGCGGTGGAACCGGACATTTTGATCGTCGACGAGGCGCTTTCGGTCGGCGATGCCCCTTTTCAAGCCAAATGCTTTGCGCGGCTGCGCTCCATCCAGGCCGCGGGCTGCACCATTCTTTTTGTCTCGCACGACATCGGAACGGTGCGCGCCTTCTGTCAGCAGGCGCTGTGGCTCGACCACGGTATCCCGCAAGCGCAAGGCGTAGCTAACGATGTATGTGCCGCTTATGCCCGGGATTGTGCCCGGGCCATGGGGATGGAGTATCAGGAGTCGGCGCCGGTGCAACAGGAGTCCGTCAGCAACACGGCAAAGAATCGTTCTTCCGTTCTCCTGCGGGAAAGCCGCGCCGAATTCCAGAAAAACGCGCGACTGAGCCGGCGCGGCAACGGACGCGTGCAAATCAGAAATTTTTTTCTGCTCGATGCAGACGGGAAACGAACCACCGAACTCACTTGGGACCAAGAGGTGACAGCCGTTTATGTCGTCGGCAGTGATCGCGAGTTTGATGGCCTTTTTCGGCTCAGCGTCACCTGCATGAGCTTGCAAGGCGTGGAATTGCTTTCATGCACCGATCGCACCCATCAACATCGCCTCAGGCTGAAGCCGGGCGCGGAAGAGGTGCTCACCATGCAGGTGAAATTCCCGCTCGTCGCCGGCCGCTACGCACTTTTTTCCGGCCTCTTCATTTTTCCCGATGATGCCGTGTTTCCCGGAGGCACGCTGGACTTCAGTCGCTCCACCGCCGCCGACTTGCTCAGCTTCAGCGCTTTTATTGAAATCCTCCCACAATTCAATCTGGGGATCCACGGCCCGGTCCACCTCGAGACCCCGCTGTCGTTTGCAGCCGGGTAA